A window from Oreochromis aureus strain Israel breed Guangdong linkage group 16, ZZ_aureus, whole genome shotgun sequence encodes these proteins:
- the klhl23 gene encoding kelch-like protein 23 gives MSHKQAEIYTYDFCDGDHPAELLDALRHFYISGLFTDVALQCGESGQVFHCHKALLSARSSYFKVMFTADMKERSNSVIKLSGIDYGVLGALVDYVYTAQVCITESNVQSLLEAADLLQFVSVKQACEEFLIRLLDVDNCLGMHAFAELHLCPGLEREARRVMLSRFPELIQQEEFLDLHPEKMREVLAVQSLTVQKDEVLIDAVATWANHDLDNRIHHVSIMLHSIHLDLDEIYFKTTLDVYRQYLKKNDGKLKSIIIQALRSNGKEIPAARKMSANMYIIGGYYWHPLCEVHIWDPVSNTWVQGKDMPNHARESYSVSLLGANIYVTGGYKTNTVEALDTVSIYNCDCDEWTEACPMITARYYHCSVALHGCIYAIGGYRGGAPERDTEFYDPLKKKWFPVAKMIQGVGNATACVMGDKIYVTGGHYGYRGSCTYEKTQVYRPDVNEWSIITISPHPEYGLCSVSLNNKLYVVGGQTTIADCYDTERDEWRPISVMKERRMECGAVVINGCIYVSGGYSYSKGTYLQSIEKYNPELDSWEIVGTLPSPTRSHGCVCVYGV, from the exons ATGTCACATAAACAAGCCGAAATCTACACATATGACTTCTGTGATGGTGACCATCCGGCAGAGCTCCTGGATGCGCTCAGGCACTTCTACATTAGCGGGCTGTTTACCGATGTCGCTCTGCAGTGTGGCGAGTCCGGACAGGTGTTTCACTGCCACAAGGCGCTGCTGTCAGCCCGCAGCTCCTATTTCAAAGTCATGTTCACAGCTGACATGAAGGAGAGATCAAACAGCGTCATCAAACTGAGCGGCATAGACTACGGGGTGCTGGGTGCTCTGGTGGACTATGTGTACACTGCTCAGGTGTGCATCACTGAGAGCAACGTGCAGAGCCTGCTAGAGGCTGCAGATCTGCTGCAGTTCGTTTCTGTGAAGCAAGCATGTGAGGAGTTTCTCATTCGCCTCCTGGATGTGGACAACTGCCTGGGCATGCACGCTTTCGCTGAGCTGCACCTGTGCCCTGGGCTGGAAAGGGAGGCACGCAGAGTGATGCTGAGCAGGTTCCCGGAGCTCATTCAGCAAGAGGAGTTTCTAGATCTGCACCCTGAGAAGATGAGAGAAGTCTTGGCTGTACAGAGCCTCACTGTGCAGAAAGATGAAGTGTTGATAGATGCTGTCGCCACATGGGCAAACCATGACTTAGATAATCGCATACACCACGTTTCAATTATGCTACACTCCATCCATCTGGATCTGGATGAGATTTACTTTAAGACCACGTTAGACGTGTATAGACAATACTTAAAGAAGAATGATGGGAAATTGAAATCTATAATCATCCAGGCTTTAAGGTCAAATGGAAAAGAGATACCTGCGGCTAGAAAAATGTCTGCCAACATGTATATCATTGGAGGGTACTATTGGCACCCTCTTTGTGAAGTCCACATCTGGGATCCTGTCAGCAACACATGGGTGCAAGGAAAGGACATGCCCAACCATGCAAGAGAGAGCTACAGCGTCAGTTTACTTGGTGCAAATATCTATGTGACAGGTGGCTACAAGACAAACACTGTTGAGGCCCTGGACACTGTTTCAATTTATAACTGTGACTGTGATGAATGGACCGAGGCCTGCCCCATGATTACAGCCAGGTACTACCATTGCTCTGTGGCGTTGCACGGCTGCATCTATGCCATTGGAGGCTACCGGGGAGGAGCTCCCGAACGAGACACCGAATTTTATGatcctttaaaaaagaaatggttCCCTGTGGCCAAAATGATCCAAG GTGTAGGAAATGCTACTGCGTGTGTAATGGGAGATAAAATCTATGTAACCGGAGGTCATTATGGCTACAGAGGAAGCTGCACCTATGAAAAAACACAGGTGTACAGACCAGATGTCAACGAGTGGAGCATCATTACAATAAGTCCCCATCCAG AGTACGGGCTGTGTTCTGTGTCTCTCAACAACAAGCTGTATGTGGTGGGCGGACAGACGACGATTGCCGACTGCTACGACACAGAGAGAGACGAGTGGAGACCGATATCGGTGAtgaaggagaggaggatggagtGTGGGGCTGTGGTAATAAATGGTTGTATTTACGTATCAGGTGGATACTCGTACTCCAAAGGGACTTACCTTCAAAGCATTGAGAAATATAACCCTGAGCTGGATTCGTGGGAGATAGTGGGGACTCTCCCCAGCCCGACCAGGTCACatggctgtgtttgtgtttatggtgTTTAG
- the ssb gene encoding lupus La protein isoform X2, translating to MAESQEEMSPLEAKVARQIEYYFGDHNLPRDRFLKEQLQVDDGWVTLETMLKFNRLKSLTTDSSVLIAALEKSKTGLLEISEDKTKIRRSPSKPLPEQNDEYKDALKHKSVYMKGFPLETSLDEIQDWLNGKGSVENIQMRRNLQRQFKGSVFICFDTEESAKQFLERTDIKSFKDNEMLVLSREAYHAKKAEEKKQFKAETKAKVKQEKEQQQKHAEKKEMDLLLDEQSGRLLKFSGELEGVSREDFHELFSGHGNIKWVDFTRGAKEGTLLFDGKAQEAFDKAKTAHGEELKINDNTVTWQLLEGDEEKDVMKKIIEAQQGSFSRPRGRGGRGRRGRWGRGGRDQGRTQYQGKKMNFESDDEQEKKAVPIKRELEDPSYGPAAKVIKTENGS from the exons ATGGCAGAAAGTCAAGAAGAGATGTCCCCACTGGAGGCGAAAGTGGCGCGACAGATCGAG TACTACTTCGGCGATCACAATCTTCCAAGAGACCGGTTTCTCAAAGAGCAGCTGCAGGTTGATGATGGCTGGGTGACTTTGGAGACGATGCTTAAATTCAACAg GTTGAAGTCTTTAACCACAGACAGCAGCGTCCTCATTGCAGCTCTGGAGAAGTCAAAGACTGGTCTCTTGGAAATCAGTGAAGACAAGACAAAGATCAGGAGGTCTCCCAGCAAGCCCTTACCCGAACAGAACGATGAATACAAGGATGCACTTAAACACAAATCTGTATACATG AAAGGTTTCCCTCTTGAAACATCCCTGGATGAGATTCAGGATTGGCTGAATGGGAAAGGCTCTGTAGAAAACATTCAGATGAGGAGAAACCTCCAAAGGCAGTTCAAG GGATCTGTGTTTATCTGTTTTGACACTGAAGAGTCAGCCAAGCAGTTCCTAGAGCGCACGGATATAAAATCATTCAAAGACAATGAGATGCTTGTGTTATCAAG ggaAGCCTACCATGCCAAGAAGgcagaagagaaaaaacagtttaaagcaGAGACAAAAGCAAAAGTTAAACA GGAAAAGGAACAACAGCAGaaacatgcagaaaaaaaagaaatg GATCTGCTTTTGGATGAGCAGTCAGGACGTTTACTGAAGTTTTCAGGAGAGCTTGAAGGTGTTTCAAGAGAAGACTTCCATGAATTGTTCTCTGGGCATGGAAACATAAAGTGGGTTGACTTCACAAGAGGGGCCAAAGAG GGCACCCTTCTGTTTGACGGGAAAGCACAGGAAGCGTTCGATAAAGCCAAAACAGCACACGGAGAGGAACTGAAAATCAACGACAACACTGTCACATGGCAGCTGCTTGAAGGAGATGAGGAGAAGGACGTAATGAAGAAGATAATAGAGGCTCAACAAGGATCATTCAGCAGGCCCAGAGGCAGAG gtggaagaggaagaagaggccGATGGGGAAGAGGTGGCAGAGATCAAGGCAGAACTCAGTACCAAGGAAAAAAGATGAACTTTGAAAGCGATGATGAGCAGGAGAAGAAGG CTGTACCTATAAAGAGAGAACTGGAAGATCCCAGTTATGGTCCTGCAGCAAAAGTTATCAAAACTGAAAATGGATCTTAG
- the ssb gene encoding lupus La protein isoform X1, protein MAESQEEMSPLEAKVARQIEYYFGDHNLPRDRFLKEQLQVDDGWVTLETMLKFNRLKSLTTDSSVLIAALEKSKTGLLEISEDKTKIRRSPSKPLPEQNDEYKDALKHKSVYMKGFPLETSLDEIQDWLNGKGSVENIQMRRNLQRQFKGSVFICFDTEESAKQFLERTDIKSFKDNEMLVLSREAYHAKKAEEKKQFKAETKAKVKQEKEQQQKHAEKKEMDLLLDEQSGRLLKFSGELEGVSREDFHELFSGHGNIKWVDFTRGAKEGTLLFDGKAQEAFDKAKTAHGEELKINDNTVTWQLLEGDEEKDVMKKIIEAQQGSFSRPRGRGGRGRRGRWGRGGRDQGRTQYQGKKMNFESDDEQEKKAAVPIKRELEDPSYGPAAKVIKTENGS, encoded by the exons ATGGCAGAAAGTCAAGAAGAGATGTCCCCACTGGAGGCGAAAGTGGCGCGACAGATCGAG TACTACTTCGGCGATCACAATCTTCCAAGAGACCGGTTTCTCAAAGAGCAGCTGCAGGTTGATGATGGCTGGGTGACTTTGGAGACGATGCTTAAATTCAACAg GTTGAAGTCTTTAACCACAGACAGCAGCGTCCTCATTGCAGCTCTGGAGAAGTCAAAGACTGGTCTCTTGGAAATCAGTGAAGACAAGACAAAGATCAGGAGGTCTCCCAGCAAGCCCTTACCCGAACAGAACGATGAATACAAGGATGCACTTAAACACAAATCTGTATACATG AAAGGTTTCCCTCTTGAAACATCCCTGGATGAGATTCAGGATTGGCTGAATGGGAAAGGCTCTGTAGAAAACATTCAGATGAGGAGAAACCTCCAAAGGCAGTTCAAG GGATCTGTGTTTATCTGTTTTGACACTGAAGAGTCAGCCAAGCAGTTCCTAGAGCGCACGGATATAAAATCATTCAAAGACAATGAGATGCTTGTGTTATCAAG ggaAGCCTACCATGCCAAGAAGgcagaagagaaaaaacagtttaaagcaGAGACAAAAGCAAAAGTTAAACA GGAAAAGGAACAACAGCAGaaacatgcagaaaaaaaagaaatg GATCTGCTTTTGGATGAGCAGTCAGGACGTTTACTGAAGTTTTCAGGAGAGCTTGAAGGTGTTTCAAGAGAAGACTTCCATGAATTGTTCTCTGGGCATGGAAACATAAAGTGGGTTGACTTCACAAGAGGGGCCAAAGAG GGCACCCTTCTGTTTGACGGGAAAGCACAGGAAGCGTTCGATAAAGCCAAAACAGCACACGGAGAGGAACTGAAAATCAACGACAACACTGTCACATGGCAGCTGCTTGAAGGAGATGAGGAGAAGGACGTAATGAAGAAGATAATAGAGGCTCAACAAGGATCATTCAGCAGGCCCAGAGGCAGAG gtggaagaggaagaagaggccGATGGGGAAGAGGTGGCAGAGATCAAGGCAGAACTCAGTACCAAGGAAAAAAGATGAACTTTGAAAGCGATGATGAGCAGGAGAAGAAGG CAGCTGTACCTATAAAGAGAGAACTGGAAGATCCCAGTTATGGTCCTGCAGCAAAAGTTATCAAAACTGAAAATGGATCTTAG
- the mettl5 gene encoding rRNA N6-adenosine-methyltransferase METTL5 — MKLKELESCLQQVDTFEEPKILLEQYPTSAHIAACMLYTIQSTFDDIEGKLVADLGCGCGVLSIGAAMLDAGLCVGFDIDDDALDIFRRNAEEFEISNVDLIQCDMCRLEPEAYAEKFDTVIMNPPFGTKHNQGMDMKFLRAALTMAKTAVYSLHKTSTREHIQKKANDWGVKMEVIAELRYDLPASYKFHKKKSVDIQVDFLRFSKA; from the exons ATGAAGCTGAAGGAATTAGAAAGCTGTCTGCAGCAGGTGGACACATTTGAAGAGCCAAAAATCCTTCTTGAGCAGTATCCAACCAGTGCTCATATTGCAG CATGTATGCTCTACACAATCCAGAGTACATTTGATGACATTGAGGGTAAACTCGTGGCAGACCTGGGATGTGGCTGTGGAGTCCTCAGCATCGGAGCTGCGATGCTTGACGCAGG ttTGTGCGTCGGCTTCGATATTGACGATGACGCTCTGGACATATTCAGAAGAAACGCAGAGGAGTTTGAGATTTCTAACGTGGATTTGATCCAGTGTGACATGTGTCGTCTGGAGCCAGAGGCGTACGCTGAAAAGTTTGACACCGTCATAATGAATCCACCATTTGGGACAAAACACAACCAAG gTATGGACATGAAGTTCCTCCGAGCTGCTTTAACCATGGCAAAGACAGCCGTTTACTCACTTCATAAAACGTCAACACGAGAA CACATACAAAAGAAGGCAAATGACTGGGGAGTAAAGATGGAAGTCATAGCAG AACTGCGATATGACCTGCCAGCATCTTACAAGTTCCACAAAAAGAAATCG GTTGACATCCAGGTGGACTTCCTACGATTTTCCAAAGCTTGA